One part of the Thermococcus radiotolerans genome encodes these proteins:
- a CDS encoding DUF996 domain-containing protein — protein MHTVVSVGVDIKSEKTLGLVGSVLAIVGGFTGVIPYVGVFMGTVSLVGAILVLVALKGIGDKVGDDRPFKYYLYSIVVAFVGSVIAVIFIVVGALSLSNATIAGMRAFEHPWGIFGTGMLIFGFLAFIAVLILGVYFAKQAWEAMYEITGVDEFQSTAKWLWWGALTAIILVGFILLLVAAVYQIIGFANLPEELETATPANVAP, from the coding sequence ATGCATACGGTGGTGTCAGTGGGTGTTGATATAAAAAGCGAGAAGACCCTCGGTCTCGTTGGATCCGTACTGGCAATCGTGGGCGGTTTTACCGGCGTCATACCCTACGTGGGGGTGTTCATGGGGACCGTCTCCCTGGTGGGTGCGATACTGGTTCTGGTGGCTTTGAAGGGAATAGGTGACAAGGTGGGTGACGACAGACCCTTCAAGTACTACCTGTACTCCATCGTGGTGGCATTCGTCGGTTCGGTAATAGCCGTGATATTCATCGTTGTGGGTGCTCTGTCCCTATCGAACGCGACCATCGCGGGCATGAGGGCCTTTGAGCATCCCTGGGGCATCTTTGGGACCGGCATGCTGATATTCGGCTTCCTCGCTTTCATCGCGGTGCTTATACTGGGGGTATACTTCGCGAAGCAGGCGTGGGAAGCGATGTACGAGATAACGGGCGTTGATGAGTTCCAGAGTACGGCAAAATGGCTCTGGTGGGGTGCGCTGACGGCCATAATCCTGGTGGGATTCATACTGCTCCTCGTGGCCGCGGTATACCAGATAATAGGCTTCGCAAACCTGCCGGAGGAGCTTGAAACCGCAACCCCGGCAAACGTGGCACCGTGA
- a CDS encoding DUF996 domain-containing protein gives MVSVAVVNVSSEKNMGMWGAILSLIGGFIPYIGSVVSLIGFILILLALKGISDAVGDERPFKNYLYGVIFAIGGLIVILALLFGTFALVPAGWHLSESAGIGLAILLFILFVALIIGAAYFQKRAWLAMYEITDTKEFKDAATWVWWGALTAIILVGFLLLLIARVFVIIAFNKMPAELGEEPEPAPAEEEVIW, from the coding sequence GTGGTTTCGGTGGCCGTTGTTAACGTTAGCAGCGAAAAGAACATGGGAATGTGGGGCGCAATCCTCAGCCTCATCGGCGGTTTTATACCGTACATCGGCAGTGTGGTATCGCTGATCGGCTTCATCCTGATACTGCTGGCCCTGAAGGGAATAAGCGATGCCGTAGGCGACGAGAGGCCCTTTAAGAACTACCTCTACGGCGTCATCTTTGCTATAGGCGGTCTGATAGTCATCCTCGCCCTGCTGTTCGGAACCTTTGCCCTCGTTCCAGCGGGATGGCACCTCAGCGAATCGGCCGGGATAGGCCTGGCGATCCTGCTCTTCATACTGTTCGTGGCCCTGATAATCGGCGCTGCCTACTTCCAGAAGAGGGCCTGGCTTGCGATGTACGAGATAACCGACACCAAGGAGTTCAAGGACGCCGCCACGTGGGTGTGGTGGGGCGCACTTACCGCCATAATCCTCGTTGGATTCCTGCTGCTCCTGATCGCGCGCGTCTTCGTCATAATAGCCTTCAACAAGATGCCCGCGGAGCTTGGAGAGGAGCCGGAGCCAGCCCCAGCGGAAGAAGAGGTAATCTGGTGA
- a CDS encoding uracil-xanthine permease family protein, whose translation METLETIKGPVLKVGIEDKVEPSKALVFGLQHVLAMFGATVTVPLVVGGAVGLSGSEIALMIQAVLLAMGIATLLQTTIGSRYPIVQGSSFAFIPGLIAIGSSFGMAAVQGALIVGGLIEAAIGWLGIIGKVRKLFTPLVTGVTITLIGFSLADVAVKNFFNFYADPSGGSIARATLVAVITFLTTVMVALRAKGSLKAMPVVVGAAVGYLVSVPLGLTDFGLVKSLPVVSIPRPFPWGEPAFDTTAIVLLLFAFMVSIIESVGDYHAIATVTGSGITGKHIARGIGSEGLACSIAGLLGACGTTSYSENIGVVALTKVGSRYVVQIGAVILILLSLVPKFGGVLASMPAPVLGGLTLALYGMISVTGLRLIKERVEFNDRNTLILAAALIAGLGAPQLPAEFLTAFPKIVASILESGMAVGALTAIVLDRLL comes from the coding sequence ATGGAAACCCTTGAGACGATTAAAGGACCGGTACTCAAGGTTGGAATCGAGGATAAGGTTGAACCTTCAAAGGCTTTGGTTTTTGGCCTTCAGCATGTTCTCGCGATGTTCGGTGCCACCGTCACCGTGCCCCTGGTCGTCGGGGGTGCAGTTGGTCTGAGCGGCTCCGAGATTGCCCTCATGATACAGGCGGTTCTGCTGGCGATGGGCATCGCAACGCTGCTCCAGACGACGATAGGCTCCAGGTACCCGATAGTGCAGGGCTCAAGCTTCGCCTTCATCCCGGGCCTCATAGCGATTGGCTCAAGCTTCGGAATGGCCGCGGTCCAGGGTGCGCTGATCGTTGGAGGCCTGATAGAGGCAGCCATTGGATGGCTCGGGATAATCGGGAAGGTCAGGAAGCTCTTCACCCCGCTGGTCACGGGGGTTACGATAACCCTCATCGGATTCAGTCTCGCAGACGTTGCCGTCAAGAACTTCTTCAACTTCTACGCGGACCCGTCAGGGGGGAGCATCGCCAGGGCAACCCTGGTGGCGGTCATAACTTTCCTCACGACCGTTATGGTCGCCCTAAGGGCGAAGGGAAGCCTGAAGGCAATGCCTGTCGTTGTGGGCGCTGCGGTTGGATACCTTGTGAGCGTTCCCCTCGGCCTCACGGACTTCGGGCTCGTAAAGAGCCTGCCGGTTGTGAGCATCCCAAGGCCCTTCCCGTGGGGCGAGCCGGCCTTCGACACAACGGCGATAGTCCTGCTCCTCTTCGCCTTCATGGTGAGCATCATAGAGAGCGTCGGGGACTACCACGCGATAGCCACCGTCACGGGCTCGGGCATAACGGGCAAGCACATAGCGAGGGGAATCGGCAGCGAGGGCCTGGCCTGCTCGATAGCGGGCCTCCTCGGCGCGTGTGGAACGACGAGCTACTCGGAGAACATAGGTGTCGTGGCCCTCACGAAGGTTGGCAGCAGGTACGTGGTGCAGATAGGGGCGGTTATTCTGATCCTCCTCTCGCTGGTTCCGAAGTTTGGGGGAGTTCTGGCATCAATGCCCGCGCCGGTTCTCGGCGGCCTGACTCTGGCGCTGTACGGAATGATAAGCGTCACCGGGCTTAGGCTGATAAAGGAGAGGGTCGAGTTCAACGACAGGAACACGCTGATACTGGCCGCCGCGCTGATAGCCGGCCTCGGCGCACCCCAGCTCCCGGCGGAGTTCCTGACGGCCTTCCCGAAGATAGTCGCCAGCATCCTTGAGTCCGGGATGGCTGTTGGGGCGCTTACGGCGATAGTGCTCGACAGGCTCCTCTGA